TTGTGGCATTATGGAACTTCCCGTGCACAGTTCCTTTGGTAGCTTCAAAAATCCAATCTCTGGAAGAGAAAAGAAGATGATATCGGAAGCAAACCTGTTCAGATCGTATGAAATGTGAGAAAGAACGTGAAGAAGAAGGTACTCGAACTTTCCTCTGCTGTTCTGTGTGTAGATGGGATTCCACTGAACCCTAGAAAATCCCAGCTCTTTCGCTGTGAACTCTCTGTCCACTTCTATCGGGACGCCGTATCCGGCACCAGTTCCGAGTGGAGATTGATCGATGATGTCGTACACCGTCTCGAGGAGTTTCAGGTCATCCTGGAGGGCATCTTTGAGGGCACCTGCCCACGTTGCAAAGTCAGTTGGCATCGCCTTCCTGGTGTGAGTGAAGCCGGCAAATCTTACCTGTCCGTACCTTTCGATGAATCTGTCCAGACTCTTCTGTAGTTCGACAACCAGTCCTTTTATCTTCTTCAGTTCATCTTTGTACATCAGTCTCAGGGCGGTGAGCACCTGGTCGTTTCTGGAGCGCGCTGTGTGGATCTTTTTTCCAGTCTCTCCCAGTTTCTTCACAAGGAAGTTTTCTATGGCAGTATGGCAGTCTTCTTCCTCGGGCTTTATCTGGAATTTTCCTTCTTCCACAAGCTGTAGAAGTTCGTTGAGGGCTTTTTCTATTTTTTTCTGCTCTTCTTGTGTTAGAAGTCCTATTCGCTGAAGCATCCTCGAGTGAACGATGGAAGCCTTTATATCGTACTTTATGATTCTCATATCAACGATGTAATCGTCTCCCACCGTGAACTTTTCCACTTCTTCGTTGACTGTGTATCCTTTTTCCCAGAGCTTCTCGCTCATTTTTCATACCCCTTCTTTGTGAGTCTGTACGCCTTGAGCCTGAGAGCGTGGATATTGATAAAGCCTTTAGAGT
This DNA window, taken from Thermotoga sp. SG1, encodes the following:
- the argH gene encoding argininosuccinate lyase translates to MSEKLWEKGYTVNEEVEKFTVGDDYIVDMRIIKYDIKASIVHSRMLQRIGLLTQEEQKKIEKALNELLQLVEEGKFQIKPEEEDCHTAIENFLVKKLGETGKKIHTARSRNDQVLTALRLMYKDELKKIKGLVVELQKSLDRFIERYGQVRFAGFTHTRKAMPTDFATWAGALKDALQDDLKLLETVYDIIDQSPLGTGAGYGVPIEVDREFTAKELGFSRVQWNPIYTQNSRGKFEYLLLHVLSHISYDLNRFASDIIFFSLPEIGFLKLPKELCTGSSIMPQKINPDPLELVRAYHHFVVSKMVMAVSLPSNLILGYHRDLQLLKKPVIESIDVVKNILRIMKIIFDRIEVDKEKSEDSITEEVLATHRVYELVKKGIPFRDAYRMVAEEYGREKD